The genome window TGGGAACACACCTACTGGTGTTCCTTTCCCCATTTTGGGGGGTGTGGCTATGGCTTTCTGCCGGGTCAGCTTTGTGCTCTCTCTAGTTAACGTTCTTTTGTCGCTGTTTTTCTGTGTGTCCACCATCTCTTCACGTGGTCTCCCTCTGTGCatttctgtgtcctaatctcctcttcttataaggaccccagtcaTATTGGGTCAGGGCCACCCTAATacctcattttactttaattatcTCTTCAAAGACCCATCTCCAAATAGTCACATTCTGGGGTCCTGGGGGTCAGGTCTTCATTGTAtgcattttgggggaacacagtgCAGCCCATCGTACCCTGGCCTTGGTCAGGCCCCGGAGGTGAGATGCTCTCAGTAAGTGCTTGTGACGAGAACCAGCGAGTCTGGGCTGTAACgggacagaggcagaggtgcATCGTACCTAAACCCACACCCTGACGGGGAGGACCAGGCGTCAGTGGGCCGAGATCTGTGTCCAAAGCTCAGTCCTCTTTGCCTCCTCAGTCCTTCCTTTATACAGTTTCTTAAATTGGCTTCTTTGAGTGAGCATCTGGGAGTCTGTGAACCCCTGAAACCTAATTCggaattgtatgtgtgtgtgtgtttaaaaaatctttcttattgaggtgaaattcacataaaaaaATTAACCGTTCTGAAACGTACAACTCAGTGGCATTTAATAGAAGtggtgcaaccaccacctctatctagttacaaaacatatgtgtatgtgtttttctgGGGAAAGGATCCCTGgtttgtattctttattttttttaattgtagtaaaatacacacaacacGAAATtcatcatcttaaccatttttaagcgcaCAGTTCAGTAGCATTTTACATTCACACCGTTGGGCAACCATCCctaccatccacctccagaactttctcatcttcccaaactgaaactctgtccccaggaAACCctgactccccctccccccggcccccaccatctacttcctgtctctgtggatctGACTCTCTAGGGATCTCCTGTGAGTGAGTGAGATCAcaaagtatttgtccttctgtgtctggcttctttcactgagcatcatgtctTCTAGGATCAGTATTCCTGGTttttatcagattctcaaaagggtccctgccctcctccccacaaagtTTCCTGAGCACATGGGCTTTCTCAGTTGCTGATGTGTCCGGGCTGCTCCCCTTCCAGATGTCAGTCTCAAAACGAGCTCGAAAGGCCTCCAGTGACCTGGATCAAGCCAGCATGTCTCCATCCGAGGAGGAGAACTCGGAAAGCTCCTCCGAGTCAGAGAAGACCAGTGACCAGGTGAGCAGCTGGCTGGACCCTGGGCAGGCACCCAGGGGGAGGGAtgcacggggtgggggggcaggggggggcgAGGGGTGGCCGGCCGGTGGGCAGCACGTCCagctcccttctctctgcccaggACTTCACCCCCGAGAAGAAAGCCGTGGTCCGGGCCCCACGGCGGGGTCCCCTTCCAGGACGGAAGAAAAAGGTAcgggtgttttattttgttcccacACACCGGCCGGTGGAAGCTCCTCAAGCATCTCCCCACGGTCACCAGCCGCCGTCTGAGGTCGGGGTCAGTCCGTTTTGGAGGAGGGGAGGCCGTAGGCCCCAGGGAGACCCCGGGGCCCGCTGACATCCGCCTCCACCTTCACTCATGGCTTTGGCCCATGGTTTCCAAGCGCCGTGTGCACGGAGCACCTCCCCGGAGCAGGAGGCCGCTGCTGCCCCCGAGAGGGCCTTAGAGGCCGGTTTGGAAAACGGGATGCTGGCATCGGAGGGGGGCAAAGCACTCTGAGGGGCCCCATGAGAGAGAGAATGCACGTGTGCGCGCACCCGTGTGCAAGTGtgatgtatgtgcgtgtgtgtgtgtgtgtgtgttgtgcgcAGGCAGGCATGTATGAGCGTGTACAAGTGTGTTGCGTGTATTGTGTGTACACAAGTATGTGTGCATGAGCGTGtgagtgtggggtgtgtgtgtgtgtccagggtTCTGGGCCAGACGAAGGGCTGTGGGTTTGGGCGGGGTGGGGCGCTGCAGGCACGCCTGGGGCTGCCCTCGCCCTGGCTGCTCTCACCTCCCCGGGCCTCCCCCAGAAGGCGCCGTCAGCCTCCGACTCGGACTCCAAAGCAGAATCGGACGGGGCCAAGGCTGAGCCTGCGGCCGTGGCGAGGTCGgcgtcctcctcctcctgctcgtCCTCCTCCGACTCGGACGCGTCCGTAAAGAAGCCTCCTCGGGGCAGGAAGCCAGGTAGGCCGGCTGGGGGGTGCTGCCCTGGGCCTGCGCCTGGCCTGGCGGTGGGGGGGGGAACGCCCACCGAGAGACGCGGGAGAGGCCACCCCGCCCCCGCTCTTCCATAGCCGAGAAGCCTCCCCCCAAGCCCCGTGGGCGGAAACCGAAGGCTGAGCGGCCACCGACCACCTCGAGCAGCGACAGGTGGGTGCGGGGCCCtcggggcgggggcgcgggcagGCCGGGACGGGAGCCCTAACCGGCCCGCACCCTCAGCGACAGCGACGAGGTGGACCGCATCAGCGAGTGGAAGCGCCGGGACGAGGAGCGGCGGCGCGAGCTGGAGGCGCGGCGGCGCAGGGAGCAGGAGGAGGAGCTGCGGCGGCTGCGTGAGCgcgagaaggaggagaaggagcgGCGGCGCGGGCGGGAGCGCGGGGAGGCGGCGCGTGCGGGCAGCGCCGGCAGCAGCGGCGACGAGCTCAAGGACGATGACGAGCCCGTCAAGAAGCGCGGCCGGAAGGGCCGGAGCCGGGGCCCCCAGTCCTCCTCCGACTCGGAGCCCGAGGCCGAGCTGGACAGAGAGGTGCGTCTGGCGGTGTCCGTGCAGCAGCCGTTGTGTGCGGGGCGCCAAGCGGTCAGGGAGACACAGAGAGCCCGCTGTTAAGGAGCTGACACTTGAGGGAGGGGGACAGGCAGCGGACCACCTGAGGATGGTGTGTGGTGCCAAGGAGATGGAAGCCAGGGCGGGGTGTGAGCTGCGGGGGCGAGATCAGGCGGGCAGCCGACCTTAAGTAAGGACCTGAATGAAGTGAGAAGGTATCTTGGGGAGAGGCATTCCTGGCCGAGCGCACGgcccgtgcaaaggccctggggcaggaccgTGCCTGGTGTGTTGGAGGAACAGCCAGGAGGCCcgtgtgtctggagcagagtgagcgagagggaggaggggagggcagggaggggaagggggaggtcgTACAGGGCCTTGTGGAGCACTTGGGCTGTTACCCCAAGGGAGGTTAGGTGGGACcctggagggctgtgggcagaggaggggtgggtgctCACAGGTGCCCTCTGGCTGCTGCCGGGGAACGGCTTGTGGGGTAAGCATGGGAGCAGTTCGGCCTCTGGTGCATGTTGGTGGTGACCCTTGGCACCGTGTGTGACCACAGGGCGTCAGCTCCCTGTCCTCCTGGCTCTCACAGGCCAGCCTGAGTCCAGGAATCCGAGCTCCCCGGGCCCATCGCCTTCTGGTCCGAGCCCAGGATCCCACTCGATAGGGGTGGGGGAGCCGAACAATGCCCTATTCTCTCTCCACTGCTCTCCATTTTGTCACAAAAGGGGGACCAAGTTCCCTGGCACAGGAGGTGTGTTGCTCGGCAAGAGGAATGCAGTGGGGCTGCCCCACTGTTGGGTGATCCTTTCAGACCCTGAGAAGCTGCTGCCCGGGGATGGACTGGACACGGGATCCATCCTGCCCAGTCTATCAGCTCCCATCAGGCGAAGGTGATAGCAGGGAATGTCACACTGTGTCTCTAAGGGAACAGCTCAGGGGTCTGGCTGGGGCAGCCCCACGCCGCCTGCCGCTCCAGCCCCTCCCTTTCTCTGGTTGCTACAGGTGAAGAAATCAGCGAAGAAGTTGCACCTGCAAAGCACAGAGCCCGCGCGGAGACCcagccagaaggagaagagagggcgCCCCGAGGAGAAGCCCCGGGCCAGGTCCGTTCCCGCACTGCCACTCCTCCCATAGCCCCCTGGGGGTCCCCACATCTCAAGGGAGGGCCCCAGCTTCTAAATTCAGTCTTCGAGACTGAATCCAGTTGAAGTGTCTGGTTCTTGGGGCCCCATCAGGTTATGCAGGAGTCACTGCCAAGGTCTGTGGTCCTTCCCCAGAGCAGGCCTCTCCCCCCAGGGTGACCCTGCTCCCAGGGGACCCCGGGCAGTGTCCTGGGACATCTGTGGTGGTCACGTGGGGGCGGTTCCTGGGATCCAGTGGGTGGAGCCAGGGAGGCTGCCCCTCTCCCACAGTGCCCAGGATGGAGCCCCACAGAGGATGACCCGGCCCCCGTGTCGCCAGTGCTCAGGGGGCGAGACTGTCcccagaccagtggttctcaggcTTTTTAAAGTCCAAGGCCCACTGAGGTGGGAGCACAGAGCCCATCTCCCTGCCCCCTTTTATGTGGAATCCCAGCCATCAGTGAACGAACCTGCCCCGTGGGAATATGGCAGCCAGGCTGCTGAGCAGGATGTAGACTCGAAGGCTCGGTGACACGCCAGCTGCCGTTGCCCGGCATCATATCAGAGTAACTCATGTGCTGGGGTCTGCGTAACTAGCCACTCGCCCTTAAccgcctgtttaaaaaaaaaaaaaattctgggcttTCACATTATTTACTTCCTAGAGGAAGGGTTATGTCTTGGGTCCCCTCGGGTGCTGCCCTAGACCAGGTCAGGCGGGCCTTGagcctcctcctcccagcctcccggGCCTCCTGATGGTTTCCTTCTGCGGCGGCCATGGGTCCCCCCACAGGCCCCCGGCCCTCAGTGGGGACATTGGTCAGGAGCCTTCTAAGGGCGCGCCTCTCCACAGGCCCGCGAAGATGGAACGGACCCGGAAGCGGTCGGAAGGGTTCCCACCAGACCGGAAGGTTGAGAAGAAGAAAGGTGAGGGGCCAGCTGCCCAGCCCTGGTTGCAGCCTGAGGTCGCCGAATGGGAGGAGGGACGGCCCTGGAGGAGCCGGCTCCCATCACCAGGGACCCCGCTCAGGCCTGGGCGCTGCCTTCTCTCTTGGCCACAGAACCTTCCGTGGAGGAGAAGCTTCAGAAGCTGCACAGCGAGATCAAGTTCGCCCTGAAGGTTGACAATCCGGTGAGACCTTCCTCGGGGTGCAGAGGTCATGTCTCAGTTCCCCTGCCCCCTCATCGCTCGAGCTCCCTTAGACGTCTGGGGACGCTGAGGCAAAGCCAGGCCGCACGCCAGGGCAGGGTCCTTGTTCACGTGGGCGCCCACCAGATAAGGGCCCAGCTTAGCCTCCTGGGTGCAGTGCTCTGCGTTCCCACCAGGTGGTGCCACACGAGGCCCCAAGACCCCTCGAGTTCTGGGTGCTTCACCACTGTCCCCGGGGCTCCCTGTTGCTCAGCCCAGGGTGTCCTTCTCTGCCCTCTTGGGCCCCCTAGAACCCCCGCAGCTAGGCGCTGACCCTCCTCGCTGCCCTCGCTGCCCTGCAGGATGTGAAGAGGTGTCTGAACGCGTTAGAGGAACTAGGGACCCTGCAGGTGACCTCACAGATCCTCCAGAAGAACACGGACGTGGTGGCCACGTTGAAGAAGGTGCGGCGGGAGCCCAGGGGTTGAAGGGGCTGGTGGTGGGGCTACGGGTCTGCTCGGGGCGCTGGGCTTCCGGCCACGGCTGCCTGTGGTCAGCGAGGAGGAAGCCGTGCGCACGGGAGGCGCTGCGGGGTGCGGTGATGGGGGAAGGTCTTGGGCGGGGGATGAGGAGGCTGCGCCCCCTGAGCCAGGCCTCTTGGTGGGCCAGATCCGCCGCTACAAGGCCAACAAGGAGGTGATGGAGAAAGCTGCGGAGGTCTACGCCCGGCTCAAGTCTCGGGTCCTGGGACCAAAGATCGAGGCCATCCAGAAGGCGACCAGAACTGGGCCGGAGAAGGCCGAGGAGATACTGGCCGGAGAGGAGGCCCCTGCGGAGAGGGCGGAGGACGAGGCGAGCACTGGTGAGGAGCTGGCGGGAGGGGCGCCGAGCAGACTGCCCAGGTGGCGCCATCTGTCGGCACTCGCTGCGCAGGCTGGCTGTGTCCCCAAGGCAGCTGGTGTCTGGGCCACACGCCCCTGTGCTGCTCATAGGCTCCATCCAGACCCTCAGAGCCAGGTAGcaggggaggctgtgtgtgtgtggccaggtGCGCGAGCGTTTCTGGGACGGGCGGTCGCAGAGGTCTGGGAGGGGAGGGCCACAGGCGGGCTGAGAGGAGCAAGGGCGTCTGTGGTGGGGACAGTGGCTGCGGGGACAGGAGAGCGTTCCTTCCTGCTGGGGTCATGCGGTCCTGGTGAGAGATGTTTGGAGCAGCCCTTAAGACCAGCACCGAGAGGGCTTAGCCGAAGCCGAGGCTGCCCGGGGGAGAGCACAGAGGGGGCGTCTCTCCTTACGTCTGTTTGGACACGGCCG of Delphinus delphis chromosome 3, mDelDel1.2, whole genome shotgun sequence contains these proteins:
- the HDGFL2 gene encoding hepatoma-derived growth factor-related protein 2 isoform X3; the protein is MPHAFKPGDLVFAKMKGYPHWPARIDDIADGAVKPPPNKYPIFFFGTHETAFLGPKDLFPYDKCKDKYGKPNKRKGFNEGLWEIQNNPHASYSAPLPVSSSDSEAPEADPAVGSEDDEDRGVMAVTAVTAAAASDRMESDSDSDKSSDNSGLKRKAVALKMSVSKRARKASSDLDQASMSPSEEENSESSSESEKTSDQDFTPEKKAVVRAPRRGPLPGRKKKKAPSASDSDSKAESDGAKAEPAAVARSASSSSCSSSSDSDASVKKPPRGRKPAEKPPPKPRGRKPKAERPPTTSSSDSDSDEVDRISEWKRRDEERRRELEARRRREQEEELRRLREREKEEKERRRGRERGEAARAGSAGSSGDELKDDDEPVKKRGRKGRSRGPQSSSDSEPEAELDREVKKSAKKLHLQSTEPARRPSQKEKRGRPEEKPRARPAKMERTRKRSEGFPPDRKVEKKKEPSVEEKLQKLHSEIKFALKVDNPDVKRCLNALEELGTLQVTSQILQKNTDVVATLKKIRRYKANKEVMEKAAEVYARLKSRVLGPKIEAIQKATRTGPEKAEEILAGEEAPAERAEDEASTDLSAPVNGEATSQKGESMEDKEPEEGQNSEEGPGGGSSEEPSHNDAREGPDLDGPGKERQERERLRVDSESLDDEDS
- the HDGFL2 gene encoding hepatoma-derived growth factor-related protein 2 isoform X1 — translated: MPHAFKPGDLVFAKMKGYPHWPARIDDIADGAVKPPPNKYPIFFFGTHETAFLGPKDLFPYDKCKDKYGKPNKRKGFNEGLWEIQNNPHASYSAPLPVSSSDSEAPEADPAVGSEDDEDRGVMAVTAVTAAAASDRMESDSDSDKSSDNSGLKRKAVALKMSVSKRARKASSDLDQASMSPSEEENSESSSESEKTSDQDFTPEKKAVVRAPRRGPLPGRKKKKAPSASDSDSKAESDGAKAEPAAVARSASSSSCSSSSDSDASVKKPPRGRKPAEKPPPKPRGRKPKAERPPTTSSSDSDSDEVDRISEWKRRDEERRRELEARRRREQEEELRRLREREKEEKERRRGRERGEAARAGSAGSSGDELKDDDEPVKKRGRKGRSRGPQSSSDSEPEAELDREVKKSAKKLHLQSTEPARRPSQKEKRGRPEEKPRARPAKMERTRKRSEGFPPDRKVEKKKEPSVEEKLQKLHSEIKFALKVDNPDVKRCLNALEELGTLQVTSQILQKNTDVVATLKKIRRYKANKEVMEKAAEVYARLKSRVLGPKIEAIQKATRTGPEKAEEILAGEEAPAERAEDEASTDLSAPVNGEATSQKGESMEDKEPEEGQNSEEGPGGGSSEEPSHNDSAREGPDLDGPGKERQERERLRVDSESLDDEDS
- the HDGFL2 gene encoding hepatoma-derived growth factor-related protein 2 isoform X2, which encodes MPHAFKPGDLVFAKMKGYPHWPARIDDIADGAVKPPPNKYPIFFFGTHETAFLGPKDLFPYDKCKDKYGKPNKRKGFNEGLWEIQNNPHASYSAPLPVSSSDSEAPEADPAVGSEDDEDRGVMAVTAVTAAAASDRMESDSDSDKSSDNSGLKRKAVALKMSVSKRARKASSDLDQASMSPSEEENSESSSESEKTSDQDFTPEKKAVVRAPRRGPLPGRKKKAPSASDSDSKAESDGAKAEPAAVARSASSSSCSSSSDSDASVKKPPRGRKPAEKPPPKPRGRKPKAERPPTTSSSDSDSDEVDRISEWKRRDEERRRELEARRRREQEEELRRLREREKEEKERRRGRERGEAARAGSAGSSGDELKDDDEPVKKRGRKGRSRGPQSSSDSEPEAELDREVKKSAKKLHLQSTEPARRPSQKEKRGRPEEKPRARPAKMERTRKRSEGFPPDRKVEKKKEPSVEEKLQKLHSEIKFALKVDNPDVKRCLNALEELGTLQVTSQILQKNTDVVATLKKIRRYKANKEVMEKAAEVYARLKSRVLGPKIEAIQKATRTGPEKAEEILAGEEAPAERAEDEASTDLSAPVNGEATSQKGESMEDKEPEEGQNSEEGPGGGSSEEPSHNDSAREGPDLDGPGKERQERERLRVDSESLDDEDS
- the HDGFL2 gene encoding hepatoma-derived growth factor-related protein 2 isoform X4; the protein is MAVTAVTAAAASDRMESDSDSDKSSDNSGLKRKAVALKMSVSKRARKASSDLDQASMSPSEEENSESSSESEKTSDQDFTPEKKAVVRAPRRGPLPGRKKKKAPSASDSDSKAESDGAKAEPAAVARSASSSSCSSSSDSDASVKKPPRGRKPAEKPPPKPRGRKPKAERPPTTSSSDSDSDEVDRISEWKRRDEERRRELEARRRREQEEELRRLREREKEEKERRRGRERGEAARAGSAGSSGDELKDDDEPVKKRGRKGRSRGPQSSSDSEPEAELDREVKKSAKKLHLQSTEPARRPSQKEKRGRPEEKPRARPAKMERTRKRSEGFPPDRKVEKKKEPSVEEKLQKLHSEIKFALKVDNPDVKRCLNALEELGTLQVTSQILQKNTDVVATLKKIRRYKANKEVMEKAAEVYARLKSRVLGPKIEAIQKATRTGPEKAEEILAGEEAPAERAEDEASTDLSAPVNGEATSQKGESMEDKEPEEGQNSEEGPGGGSSEEPSHNDSAREGPDLDGPGKERQERERLRVDSESLDDEDS